ACCGAGGTGATCACGACGTGATCGAGATCCAGACGCTCGGCCGCCTCGGCCACGTTCTCCGGCTCGTTCGGGTCGAGCGCGCCGGGTCGGCCCTTGCCCACCGAGCAGAAGCCGCAGTGCCGCGTGCAGATCTCGCCCATCAGCATGAAGGTCGCCGTCTTGTCGGCCCAGCACTCGAACAGGTTCGGACAGCGGGCCTCCTCACAGACGGTGGTCAGGCGCAGCTCGCGCATCATGCCGGTGACCTCGTCCACGGTGCCCTGGTCATGGAGCCGGACCTTGAGCCAGTCGGGGCGTTCGGCGCTGAGCTCGAGATGGGACTTCTTCTTGCCGGCCATCACACGACCGCCTTTCCGGGGGTGGGGGCGCCGTCGACGAGGACGCGCCCGAAGACGCGGGGGAAGTGCTCGACCACACGATCGGCCACGCTGTCGAGGCCGACGTCGCGTCCGAGCACTCGTTGCATCGAGGTCACGCCGAGGTCGCGGATCCCGCACGGGACGATGACGTCGAAGTCATCGAGATCCACGTTCACGTTCAGCGCGAAGCCGTGGCTGCTCACCCACTTCGACAGGCGCACGCCGATGGCCGCGATCTTTCGTTCCACGCCTTCGTCGCGCACCCACACGCCGGTGTGCGGTGGGTGGCGGAACCCCTCGATGCCGAAGTCGGCGAGGGTGTCGATCAGCACCTGCTCGATGCGGCGCAGGTGGCCGTGGGCGTCGCGCTCGTCGCCGTCGAGGCGCAGGATCGGGTAGCCGACCAGCTGTCCCGGTCCGTGGTAGGTGACGTCGCCGCCGCGGCCGACCTCGAAGACCTCGAAGCCGCGCGCGCGGAGCTGCGCCTCGTCCAGGAGGACGTTCTCGGCGTGGGAATTGCGGCCCAGGGTGAGCACGCGGGGGTGTTCGAGCAGGACGAGGGTGTCACGGCCCTCGCCCTGCTGCCGTGCGACGACGAGTTCGTCCTGCAGACGCAA
This is a stretch of genomic DNA from Candidatus Krumholzibacteriia bacterium. It encodes these proteins:
- the lipB gene encoding lipoyl(octanoyl) transferase LipB; its protein translation is MAEAHGQNLLDVRRPGRVAYAEGLRLQDELVVARQQGEGRDTLVLLEHPRVLTLGRNSHAENVLLDEAQLRARGFEVFEVGRGGDVTYHGPGQLVGYPILRLDGDERDAHGHLRRIEQVLIDTLADFGIEGFRHPPHTGVWVRDEGVERKIAAIGVRLSKWVSSHGFALNVNVDLDDFDVIVPCGIRDLGVTSMQRVLGRDVGLDSVADRVVEHFPRVFGRVLVDGAPTPGKAVV